The window ACCCGGCCTCAACTTCATCGTGCCGTTCATCGAGCGCCTCATCAAGGTGGACATGCGCGAGCAGGTCGTCGACGTGCCGCCGCAGGAGGTCATCACCAAGGACAACGCGACGGTGACAGTTGATGCCATCATCTACTACGAAGTGACCGATCCGGTGAAGGTGCTGTACAACGTCGCCCAGTTCCGGCTGGCCACGATCAAGCTGGCCCAGACCAACCTGCGTAACGTCATCGGCGACATGAGCCTCGACGAATCGCTCACCTCGCGCGAGCGTATCAATGCCCGGCTGCGCGACGTGCTGGATGAGGCGACCGACAAGTGGGGAGCGCGGGCGACCCGGGTCGAGCTGCAGCGCATCGAACCGCCGTCGGACGTGACTGAGGCGATGCACCGTCAGATGAAGGCGGAGCGCGAGCGACGCGCCGTGGTGCTCGAGGCCGATGGCATCAAGTCGGCAGCGATCCTCAAGGCCGAAGGCGAGAAGCAATCGAGAATCCTGCAGGCCGAGGGTCAGGCTTCGGCCATCCAAAAGGTTGCCGAGGCCGACAAGTACCGGTTGCTGACGGTTGCCGAAGGCGAGGGACAGGCAATCGAGCGAGTATACGGCGCCATCCACAACGGGAATCCGACTAAGGACCTCATCACCATCAAGTACCTTGAGGCGCTGGCGAAGATGGCCGACGGCAAAGCGACCAAGCTGTTCGTGCCCTACGAGGCCTCCGGAGTCATGGGCAGTCTCGGCATGATTGCCGACGTGCTCAAAGAGAAGAAAGAGGAGCCGGAGACCCCAGCCAAAGGGTAGGCGTCTGATATCGGGACCGGCGGCGTCGGGGCTTGAACCTGCGCCGCTGGTCGGCACAATGGGCACACTTTGACGGGTACAGAGCAGAACGGCCGGTCTATCGGGTGGCACCAGTTGACCACTGATGCGGCGTTGGGGCGCGTTGAATCCCGGCCGGACGGTCTGACCGCGTCGGATGTCGAAGCCCGCCGCGCTCGTTTCGGGCCGAACGAGCTCGTCGAGCGCGGTGCGCGTACGGTCTGGCACATTCTCTTGGAGCAACTCAGGTCCGTCATGGTTATCGTACTGCTCATCGCTGGCGTTATCTCGCTGGCGCTGGGCGAGCTCACCGATGCAATAGCCATTATCGCCATCGTCCTGCTGAATGCGATTCTCGGTCTGGCGCAGGAGTACCGGGCGGAGAAGGCGATGCGGGCCCTGAAGTCGCTGGCGGTTCCGGTAGTGAGGGTGCGACGCGA is drawn from bacterium and contains these coding sequences:
- a CDS encoding SPFH domain-containing protein, with translation PGLNFIVPFIERLIKVDMREQVVDVPPQEVITKDNATVTVDAIIYYEVTDPVKVLYNVAQFRLATIKLAQTNLRNVIGDMSLDESLTSRERINARLRDVLDEATDKWGARATRVELQRIEPPSDVTEAMHRQMKAERERRAVVLEADGIKSAAILKAEGEKQSRILQAEGQASAIQKVAEADKYRLLTVAEGEGQAIERVYGAIHNGNPTKDLITIKYLEALAKMADGKATKLFVPYEASGVMGSLGMIADVLKEKKEEPETPAKG